The following are encoded in a window of Flavobacterium psychrotrophum genomic DNA:
- a CDS encoding inorganic phosphate transporter: MTLLVVIIVLALIFDFINGFHDAANSIATIVATKVLTPFQAVLWAAFFNFLAYFISRYWIGEFKIGNTIAKSVNPDFITLEVILAGLIAAVTWNLLTWKLGIPSSSSHTLIGGFVGAAVAHAIQVDGDLSSVVENKVWLIIAFIFLAPVIGLIVAYFITILIMNICRNVMPSKADKWFRRLQLVSSALFSLGHGANDAQKVMGIIGAAVIYYHTHIQIDANYMAAEDPFKYFVSHWYWVPIASFMMIGLGTMSGGWKIVKTMGTKITKVTSLEGVAAETAGAITLYTAEHLGIPVSTTHTITGSIIGVGVTKRVSAVRWGVTISLLWAWVLTIPVSAVIAAIMYYVITLFTK, from the coding sequence ATGACTTTACTTGTAGTTATTATTGTGCTTGCGCTTATTTTTGACTTCATCAATGGTTTTCATGATGCAGCAAACTCTATAGCGACTATTGTTGCAACTAAAGTACTTACGCCTTTTCAGGCGGTACTGTGGGCTGCTTTTTTTAACTTCCTGGCTTACTTTATTTCAAGGTACTGGATAGGGGAGTTTAAAATAGGTAATACTATTGCAAAAAGTGTTAACCCTGATTTTATTACCCTTGAGGTAATACTTGCGGGCCTTATTGCTGCCGTAACCTGGAATCTCCTTACCTGGAAACTGGGTATACCATCATCATCATCGCATACGCTTATTGGTGGGTTTGTAGGTGCTGCGGTAGCGCATGCCATACAGGTTGACGGCGATTTATCTAGTGTTGTAGAAAATAAAGTATGGTTAATCATCGCCTTTATATTTCTTGCGCCGGTTATTGGACTTATTGTAGCTTATTTTATAACGATACTCATTATGAATATTTGCCGGAACGTAATGCCATCAAAGGCAGACAAGTGGTTCCGTCGACTTCAGTTGGTTTCGTCAGCACTATTTAGCCTTGGGCATGGTGCTAACGATGCTCAAAAAGTAATGGGTATTATAGGTGCAGCGGTTATTTATTATCATACTCATATCCAGATAGATGCTAATTATATGGCGGCTGAAGACCCGTTTAAATACTTTGTAAGCCACTGGTACTGGGTGCCTATTGCGAGTTTTATGATGATAGGCCTGGGTACTATGAGCGGTGGCTGGAAAATTGTTAAAACCATGGGTACTAAAATTACCAAAGTTACATCTCTTGAGGGCGTGGCTGCAGAAACTGCCGGTGCTATTACATTATATACTGCTGAGCATTTAGGTATTCCGGTTTCTACCACACATACCATTACCGGTTCTATTATCGGGGTAGGGGTAACAAAAAGGGTATCTGCTGTACGATGGGGTGTAACGATAAGCCTGTTATGGGCATGGGTGCTTACCATACCGGTATCGGCTGTTATTGCTGCAATAATGTATTATGTAATTACGCTATTTACAAAATAG
- a CDS encoding DUF47 domain-containing protein: MSINSIFQFLVPKDKKFFPLFEQAAQNLVFLAQTLHEAVNLPKAEREALFKKVEEYEAIIEDITHTMNLELSRNFLTPFDREDVHALITAMDNVADYLYGAASRMRLYQVEKITKSIRKMTEITLESAQLIQMAVADLKDMKNLQNIADICKKLNKLENKSDNVFDKAVADIFENETDVKNIIKYKEVLSALETASDKCKGVANVLETIAVKHS, translated from the coding sequence ATGTCTATAAATAGTATCTTCCAGTTTCTGGTTCCTAAAGACAAAAAATTCTTCCCATTGTTTGAACAAGCTGCGCAAAACCTTGTTTTTCTGGCTCAAACATTACACGAAGCCGTTAATCTTCCAAAAGCAGAGCGCGAAGCGCTTTTCAAAAAAGTGGAAGAGTATGAAGCAATTATCGAAGATATTACCCATACAATGAACCTGGAGCTTAGCCGTAACTTTCTTACACCGTTTGACCGCGAAGATGTACACGCGCTTATTACAGCTATGGATAACGTTGCTGATTACCTTTATGGGGCTGCAAGCCGTATGAGGCTTTACCAGGTAGAGAAAATTACCAAGAGTATCCGTAAGATGACTGAGATAACCCTAGAGAGTGCGCAGCTTATTCAAATGGCTGTGGCAGACCTTAAGGATATGAAGAACCTTCAAAACATTGCTGATATCTGTAAAAAGCTAAATAAGCTTGAAAACAAATCAGATAACGTTTTTGATAAGGCTGTTGCCGATATTTTTGAAAATGAAACGGATGTGAAAAACATTATCAAGTACAAAGAGGTGCTTTCTGCCCTTGAAACGGCTTCAGATAAATGTAAGGGAGTAGCAAACGTGCTTGAAACGATTGCTGTTAAGCACTCATAA
- a CDS encoding acyl-CoA carboxylase subunit beta yields MDINFNKNEDHNRLLLSALKQKLAKVYVGGGEKRIEKLHSEGKLTARERVDYLLDKDSKSIEIAAFAGDGMYAEHGGCPGGGVVVVMGYVSGKQCIVVANDATVKAGAWFPITGKKNLRAQEIAMENRLPIIYLVDSAGVYLPLQDEIFPDKEHFGRIFRNNAIMSSMGITQIAAVMGSCVAGGAYLPIMSDEALIVDKTGSIFLAGSYLVKAAIGESIDNETLGGATTHCEISGVTDYKAKDDRDALDRIRSIVSKIGDYTPAGFNRIAAAKPALDPKEIYGILPKLRNEQYDMMEIIKRLVDNSEIDEYKAGYGQTIITGYARIQGWAVGIVANQRKVVKSKKGEMQFGGVIYSDSADKATRFIANCNQKKIPLVFLQDVTGFMVGSKSEHGGIIKDGAKMVNAVSNSVVPKFTIVIGNSYGAGNYAMCGKAYDPRLIAAWPSAELAVMGGTQAAKVLLQIEASSLKARGEELTPEKEAELFDKIKAKYDAQVSPYYAAARLWTDGIIDPLDTRTWISMGIEAANHAPIEKQFNLGVIQV; encoded by the coding sequence ATGGATATTAATTTCAATAAAAACGAAGATCACAACAGGCTGCTTCTTTCGGCATTAAAGCAAAAACTGGCGAAAGTTTATGTAGGCGGAGGCGAAAAACGCATCGAAAAACTTCATTCAGAAGGTAAACTTACAGCACGCGAACGTGTTGACTATTTACTTGACAAAGATAGCAAAAGTATAGAGATAGCCGCTTTTGCCGGAGACGGTATGTATGCCGAACATGGAGGCTGCCCCGGTGGCGGCGTAGTAGTGGTTATGGGATACGTTTCTGGCAAGCAATGCATTGTTGTGGCTAATGATGCTACGGTAAAGGCTGGTGCGTGGTTTCCTATTACAGGTAAGAAAAACCTACGTGCCCAGGAAATTGCCATGGAAAACCGCCTGCCTATTATTTACCTTGTAGACAGTGCCGGCGTATACCTACCCTTGCAGGATGAAATTTTTCCTGATAAAGAACACTTTGGGCGCATCTTCCGTAATAATGCCATAATGAGCAGTATGGGCATTACCCAGATTGCTGCCGTTATGGGTAGCTGTGTGGCAGGCGGTGCCTACCTTCCTATTATGAGCGATGAAGCGCTGATTGTTGACAAAACGGGAAGCATCTTTTTAGCAGGAAGTTATTTAGTTAAAGCCGCTATTGGCGAAAGCATCGATAACGAAACTCTGGGCGGAGCTACCACGCACTGCGAAATATCGGGTGTTACTGATTATAAAGCTAAGGACGACCGTGATGCTTTAGACCGCATTCGCAGTATTGTTAGTAAAATAGGAGATTACACACCTGCCGGATTTAATCGCATTGCTGCTGCAAAGCCAGCTCTTGACCCTAAAGAAATATATGGTATACTACCTAAACTGCGTAATGAGCAGTATGATATGATGGAAATCATCAAACGCTTGGTAGACAATTCTGAAATAGATGAATACAAAGCAGGCTACGGACAGACTATTATTACCGGCTATGCCCGCATACAGGGCTGGGCTGTGGGTATTGTTGCTAACCAGCGCAAGGTGGTTAAAAGTAAAAAAGGTGAAATGCAGTTTGGCGGTGTTATTTATTCTGACAGTGCTGATAAGGCCACACGCTTTATAGCCAACTGTAACCAAAAGAAAATCCCTTTGGTTTTCTTACAGGACGTAACCGGATTTATGGTGGGATCTAAATCAGAACACGGTGGTATTATTAAAGATGGCGCCAAAATGGTTAACGCCGTAAGTAATTCTGTCGTACCTAAATTCACGATCGTAATAGGAAACAGTTATGGCGCGGGCAACTATGCCATGTGCGGCAAGGCCTATGACCCCCGACTCATAGCTGCCTGGCCTAGTGCTGAACTGGCTGTTATGGGTGGCACTCAGGCTGCAAAAGTACTATTGCAAATAGAAGCCAGTTCGCTAAAAGCCCGTGGTGAGGAACTAACCCCTGAAAAAGAAGCCGAACTGTTCGATAAGATAAAAGCAAAATATGATGCTCAGGTATCTCCTTACTATGCCGCTGCCCGCCTTTGGACAGATGGCATCATCGACCCGCTTGATACCCGCACCTGGATAAGTATGGGTATTGAAGCGGCTAACCATGCCCCGATTGAGAAACAATTCAATTTAGGTGTGATACAGGTGTAA
- the kdsB gene encoding 3-deoxy-manno-octulosonate cytidylyltransferase translates to MKIIAVIPARYASTRFPAKLMQDLGGKTVITRTYQAALGTGLFDDVFVVTDSDIIYNEIVANGGKAIMSVKEHESGSDRIAEAVEHMDVDVVVNVQGDEPFINKEPLADVLEVFKGDIAREVDLASLMMHITDWEDIENPNNVKVITDQKNFALYFSRSVIPYPRDKEAGVKYMKHIGIYAFRKHALMDFYNLPMQKLEASEKLEQLRYLEYGKKIKMVQTSHVGIGIDTPEDLEKARKMIG, encoded by the coding sequence ATGAAAATAATAGCCGTAATACCCGCACGATATGCAAGTACCCGTTTCCCTGCAAAACTAATGCAGGATCTTGGCGGAAAAACCGTAATAACCAGAACCTATCAGGCAGCCCTTGGCACAGGCCTTTTTGACGATGTGTTTGTGGTAACTGATTCTGATATTATTTACAACGAAATTGTAGCCAACGGTGGCAAGGCCATTATGAGTGTTAAGGAACACGAAAGTGGCTCTGACCGTATTGCCGAAGCTGTAGAGCACATGGATGTAGATGTGGTTGTAAATGTGCAGGGCGATGAACCTTTTATCAATAAAGAGCCACTTGCAGATGTTCTGGAGGTATTTAAAGGAGACATAGCCCGTGAGGTAGATCTTGCTTCTCTAATGATGCACATAACCGACTGGGAGGATATCGAAAATCCAAACAACGTTAAGGTAATTACCGACCAAAAGAATTTCGCGCTGTACTTTTCACGCTCGGTAATTCCGTACCCACGGGATAAGGAGGCAGGAGTAAAGTACATGAAGCACATAGGTATCTACGCGTTCCGTAAGCATGCGCTGATGGATTTCTATAACCTGCCGATGCAAAAGCTGGAAGCTTCTGAAAAACTGGAGCAACTACGTTATTTAGAGTACGGCAAAAAAATAAAAATGGTGCAAACGAGCCATGTAGGTATTGGTATTGATACACCTGAAGATTTGGAAAAGGCAAGGAAAATGATAGGCTAG
- a CDS encoding ATP-dependent DNA helicase: MNDALFYKILRQNFPFSPTLKQDIFFQQIAHFIVSGNRDNLFVLKGYAGTGKTTIIATLVNHLKDAGKKYVLLAPTGRAAKVIAGYSEKPAHTIHKRIYFPKKGSGGAMSFTLQQNKFKDTVFIVDEASMISDTPTDSKMYESSSLLDDLMSYVYSGQNCKMIFVGDTAQLPPVNSDLSPALDEKQLSQAYFKDVQHIELDEVMRQEEKSGILYNATELRELLKTAFFDTFKFNVRGFKDIVRLTDGYDIQDAIHSAYSNYSIEDTAFIVRSNKRANAYNQQIRTRILDRENELSTGDFLMVVKNNYFWLDEKSEAGFIANGDIIEVLEIFRIEELYGFKFAKVKVRLVDYPSQPPLETVLLLDTLTSESPSLTYEESNKLYQEVLLDFADEPSQFKRFLKIKANPHFNALQVKFSYAITCHKSQGGQWNTVFIEQPYLPEGIDRDYIRWLYTAITRAKDRLYLIGFKDDSFEE; the protein is encoded by the coding sequence ATGAACGATGCACTGTTTTATAAGATACTGAGGCAAAACTTTCCGTTTAGCCCCACACTAAAACAGGACATTTTCTTTCAGCAAATTGCCCACTTTATAGTCAGCGGTAACCGCGATAATCTTTTTGTACTTAAGGGGTATGCCGGTACAGGCAAGACTACTATTATTGCTACACTGGTTAATCATCTTAAAGATGCCGGTAAAAAATATGTACTACTGGCACCCACGGGTCGTGCCGCTAAGGTAATTGCAGGCTATAGCGAAAAGCCTGCCCACACCATACACAAGCGCATTTATTTCCCTAAAAAGGGGAGTGGTGGCGCTATGTCATTTACATTACAGCAAAACAAGTTTAAGGACACAGTATTTATTGTAGACGAGGCTTCAATGATATCTGACACGCCTACCGACTCTAAGATGTATGAAAGCAGCTCCCTGCTCGACGACCTTATGAGTTATGTATACAGCGGGCAGAACTGCAAAATGATTTTTGTGGGCGATACGGCACAGTTGCCGCCTGTAAACTCTGACCTTAGCCCGGCACTCGACGAAAAGCAATTGTCACAAGCTTATTTTAAAGATGTGCAGCACATAGAGTTGGACGAAGTGATGCGACAGGAAGAAAAGTCGGGGATACTATACAATGCCACCGAACTGCGCGAACTATTGAAGACTGCTTTTTTTGATACGTTTAAATTCAATGTACGTGGTTTTAAAGACATTGTGCGCCTTACCGACGGCTATGATATTCAGGATGCCATACACAGCGCCTATAGCAATTACAGTATAGAAGATACCGCATTTATAGTGCGTTCTAACAAGCGCGCCAACGCTTACAACCAGCAGATACGCACTCGCATTCTTGACCGTGAGAACGAACTTTCTACCGGAGATTTTTTAATGGTGGTAAAGAATAACTATTTTTGGCTTGACGAAAAAAGCGAAGCCGGCTTTATTGCTAATGGCGATATTATCGAGGTGCTGGAAATTTTCAGGATTGAGGAGTTGTATGGATTTAAATTTGCCAAGGTGAAAGTCCGCCTGGTGGATTATCCCAGCCAGCCACCGCTTGAAACCGTATTGTTGTTAGATACGCTCACGAGCGAATCTCCCTCATTAACATACGAAGAAAGTAACAAGCTATATCAGGAAGTCTTGTTAGATTTTGCCGATGAACCAAGCCAGTTTAAACGCTTTTTAAAGATAAAGGCGAACCCGCATTTTAATGCGTTGCAAGTAAAGTTCAGCTATGCTATTACCTGCCACAAAAGCCAGGGCGGGCAGTGGAACACAGTATTCATCGAACAGCCGTATTTGCCTGAGGGCATCGACCGCGATTATATCCGCTGGTTGTATACCGCCATTACACGGGCAAAAGACAGGCTGTACCTGATAGGGTTTAAGGATGATAGCTTTGAGGAGTAG
- a CDS encoding DUF3822 family protein yields MDNGITTKNYKKLVLQAAASGASFCVLDTLNHEVKQLEHFTFIKTAPIDDELWRLFMKFPEMRLRYDEITVLHDNPFNTPVPTALFDENYAGSYLQYNTRVFEADVYAWDALGSYDITNVHVPLMNINNYLVDRLGAFEYKNSNSILMEKLLDASANAFEKQVFVHIQPTHFEIIVTHGQKLLLFNSFEYAAPEDFLYYLLFTMEQLSLNPETASVWLLGSIDTESPLYALAYTYIRNIALYDTTKLAEKWQIPLGRLHKTLSY; encoded by the coding sequence ATGGACAACGGTATTACCACAAAAAATTACAAGAAACTCGTGTTGCAGGCTGCGGCATCGGGTGCGTCGTTTTGCGTGCTCGATACCCTCAACCACGAAGTAAAGCAACTGGAGCATTTCACCTTTATAAAAACGGCACCTATAGACGATGAACTATGGCGGCTGTTTATGAAGTTTCCTGAAATGCGCCTGCGGTATGATGAGATTACAGTACTGCATGACAACCCGTTTAACACGCCTGTACCTACAGCTTTGTTTGACGAAAACTATGCCGGTAGTTACCTGCAATACAACACCCGGGTGTTTGAGGCTGACGTATATGCGTGGGATGCCCTGGGCAGTTATGACATTACTAATGTGCACGTGCCGCTCATGAACATCAATAATTACCTGGTGGACCGACTGGGTGCTTTTGAGTATAAAAATTCGAACAGCATCTTGATGGAAAAGCTGCTTGATGCATCTGCAAATGCTTTCGAAAAGCAGGTATTTGTGCACATTCAGCCCACACATTTTGAAATTATAGTTACCCACGGGCAAAAGCTGTTGCTGTTTAACTCATTTGAATATGCAGCACCCGAAGACTTTTTATATTACCTGCTCTTTACCATGGAGCAGCTTTCGTTAAACCCTGAAACGGCAAGCGTTTGGCTTTTGGGCAGCATTGATACCGAAAGTCCGCTATATGCTTTGGCCTATACCTATATACGCAACATTGCGTTATACGATACAACTAAGCTTGCAGAGAAATGGCAGATACCCCTGGGCAGGCTTCACAAAACTTTATCTTACTGA
- the rsmD gene encoding 16S rRNA (guanine(966)-N(2))-methyltransferase RsmD produces the protein MRIISGKYKGHRISAPKNLPVRPTTDMSKESMFNILGNRFDFEGLKVLDLFSGTGNLSYEFASRGASAITAVDGDFGCVKFIKQTAAGFGFNISAVKNDVYKFLKGHKAVYDIIVADPPYNFTQQQFEDVVSLVFEAELLNEDGMMIIEHSKHTKLDHLMNFSFEKKYGGSIFTFYEFDKDESEEDLTIDTDTEEDEI, from the coding sequence ATGAGGATCATTTCCGGAAAATATAAGGGGCACCGCATAAGCGCACCCAAAAACCTGCCTGTTCGCCCTACAACGGATATGAGCAAGGAGTCGATGTTTAACATACTGGGCAACCGTTTTGACTTTGAAGGCCTTAAGGTGCTCGACCTCTTTAGCGGTACAGGTAACCTGAGCTATGAGTTTGCCAGCCGTGGCGCTTCGGCTATTACGGCGGTAGATGGCGATTTTGGCTGTGTAAAGTTTATTAAGCAAACGGCAGCGGGCTTTGGGTTTAATATCTCGGCTGTTAAGAATGATGTGTATAAATTCCTGAAAGGGCATAAAGCGGTGTACGATATTATTGTTGCCGACCCTCCCTATAACTTTACACAACAGCAGTTTGAAGACGTGGTTAGCCTGGTGTTTGAAGCCGAATTGCTAAACGAAGATGGCATGATGATAATTGAACACAGCAAGCACACAAAACTGGACCACCTGATGAACTTTTCGTTCGAAAAGAAGTACGGCGGCAGCATTTTTACCTTCTATGAGTTTGATAAGGATGAAAGTGAGGAAGATCTTACTATAGATACTGATACAGAAGAGGATGAAATATAG
- a CDS encoding AbiTii domain-containing protein, translating to MELVSQIINDLIDDSKSLNSALLKTKVLANRIQSIELLNWASKELTGYSDNRDLPQYRKAKHAYLKGDYIQGNNLFKNADIPTDGLENDLEKKLLLHDFSDSIKSLESLISKNNPKIGFPLNPTIVAFLESNIQNNGNPYFQLLNVNKIASTTIIVEILSNVRDKLLDFMLEIDKQFDNITEIRDLKMKSEEIKSIVNNTIIQGDGNVLNTGEKANIKNINKINKSNKTDLISALKDNGVSDGDISELVEIIDQEEPISETSMGPVVNKWIGKMLNKAIDGSWNIGIGAAGGVLVEIIKQYYGM from the coding sequence ATGGAATTAGTAAGTCAAATTATAAATGACCTTATAGATGATAGTAAATCATTAAACTCTGCTCTTTTAAAAACAAAAGTTTTAGCTAATAGGATACAAAGTATTGAGTTATTGAATTGGGCAAGTAAGGAGTTAACAGGCTATAGTGACAATAGAGATTTACCTCAATACAGAAAAGCAAAACATGCATATTTGAAAGGGGATTATATTCAGGGAAACAATCTTTTTAAAAATGCCGATATTCCAACCGATGGATTAGAGAATGACTTAGAAAAAAAATTATTACTTCATGATTTTTCCGACAGTATAAAATCTTTAGAAAGTTTGATTTCTAAAAATAACCCAAAAATAGGTTTCCCTTTAAATCCAACAATTGTTGCTTTTTTAGAGTCAAATATACAGAATAACGGAAATCCTTATTTTCAACTTCTTAATGTGAATAAAATAGCTTCGACTACTATAATAGTTGAAATCTTATCTAACGTGCGAGATAAACTCTTAGATTTCATGCTTGAAATTGACAAGCAGTTTGATAATATAACCGAGATAAGAGATTTAAAAATGAAAAGCGAGGAAATAAAATCTATTGTGAATAATACGATTATTCAAGGTGATGGAAATGTGCTTAATACTGGAGAAAAAGCTAATATTAAAAATATCAACAAAATTAATAAATCAAACAAAACTGATTTGATAAGTGCATTGAAGGATAATGGAGTAAGCGATGGAGATATTTCCGAATTAGTTGAAATTATTGACCAAGAAGAACCTATTTCAGAAACGTCAATGGGACCTGTCGTTAATAAATGGATTGGAAAAATGCTTAATAAGGCTATTGATGGAAGTTGGAATATAGGTATTGGAGCAGCTGGTGGAGTTTTAGTTGAAATTATAAAGCAGTATTATGGTATGTAA
- a CDS encoding four helix bundle protein, which produces MAKIERFEELQVWILAREICQYITFLIETTSLKTNYSLKDQIVRSSGSIMDNIAEGFERNGTREFIQFLSIAKGSCGEVKSQSYRAFDKKLITEEQHVKLNNMAELEKNKLGSFINYLRNTEIKGIKFKKD; this is translated from the coding sequence ATGGCAAAAATTGAACGATTTGAAGAATTACAAGTCTGGATTTTAGCCAGAGAAATTTGCCAATATATTACATTCCTTATAGAAACGACATCCTTAAAAACTAATTATTCTCTAAAAGACCAAATAGTTCGAAGTTCTGGAAGCATAATGGATAACATTGCAGAAGGCTTTGAAAGAAATGGTACGAGAGAGTTTATTCAATTCCTTAGCATTGCTAAAGGTTCCTGTGGAGAAGTGAAATCTCAATCCTACCGTGCATTTGATAAAAAGTTAATTACAGAAGAACAGCATGTTAAGCTTAATAACATGGCTGAACTTGAGAAGAATAAGTTAGGGTCTTTTATAAATTATCTTAGAAATACAGAAATAAAAGGTATTAAGTTTAAGAAAGACTGA
- a CDS encoding CAL67264 family membrane protein, with amino-acid sequence MNKNTVLGWATLLMVIMGAILVGMGAFKYEEVAGWGFGTVGIGFFAIAWVFNALKGRV; translated from the coding sequence ATGAATAAGAATACAGTACTTGGCTGGGCCACATTGCTTATGGTTATTATGGGAGCAATACTGGTAGGCATGGGTGCATTTAAATATGAAGAGGTAGCCGGATGGGGCTTCGGTACTGTGGGTATCGGCTTTTTTGCAATAGCATGGGTATTTAACGCGCTTAAAGGAAGGGTTTAA